The proteins below come from a single Jaculus jaculus isolate mJacJac1 chromosome 12, mJacJac1.mat.Y.cur, whole genome shotgun sequence genomic window:
- the Znf330 gene encoding zinc finger protein 330: MPKKKTGARKKAENRREREKQLRASRSTVDLAKHPCNASMECDKCQRRQKNRAFCYFCNSVQKLPICAQCGKTKCMMKSSDCVIKHAGVYSTGLAMVGAICDFCEAWVCHGRKCLSTHACACPLTDAECVECERGVWDHGGRIFGCSFCHNFLCEDDQFEHQASCQVLEAETFKCGSCNRLGQHSCLRCKACFCDEHTRSKVFKQEKGKQPPCPKCGHETQETKDLSMSTRSLKFGRQTGGEEGDGAAGYDAYWKNLSSDKYSDAGYHDEEEEEYEADDDEEEEEEGGKNSDAESSDLFTHLNLGRTYASGYAHYEEQD, from the exons ATGCCGAAGAAAAAGACTGGTGCGAGGAAGAAGGCGGAGAACCGCCGAGAGCGGGAGAAGCAGCTGAGAGCATCTAGAAGCACCGTGGACTTAGCCAAACACCCGTGCAATGCTTCCATG gaATGTGACAAGTGTCAAAG GCGTCAGAAGAATAGAGCATTTTGCTATTTTTGCAATTCAGTGCAGAAGTTACCAATTTGTGCACAGTGTG gaaaaacaaaatgtatgATGAAGTCCTCAGACTGTGTTATCAAGCACGCAGGCGTCTACAGCACTGGCCTGGCGATGGTG GGTGCAATATGTGACTTCTGTGAGGCGTGGGTTTGCCATGGTCGGAAGTGTCTTAGCACACACGCCTGTGCCTGCCCTCTTACTGATGCTGAGTGTGTGGAGTGTGAACGGGGCGTCTGGGACCATG GAGGCAGGATATTCGGTTGTTCTTTCTGCCACAACTTCCTCTGTGAAGACGATCAATTTGAACATCAAGCCAGCTGCCAAGTTTTAGAAGCAGAAACATTTAAAT GTGGCTCCTGTAACCGACTCGGCCAGCATTCCTGTCTCCGATGTAAG GCTTGTTTCTGTGATGAGCATACAAGGAGCAAAGTGTTTAAGCAAGAGAAAGGCAAGCAGCCTCCATGCCCCAAATGTGGACACGAGACCCAGGAGACAAAGGACCTGAGCATGTCTA CCCGCTCCTTGAAATTTGGCCGTCAGACGGGAGGTGAGGAGGGAGATGGAGCTGCTGGGTATGATGCTTACTGGAAGAACCTTTCATCAGACAAGTATAGTGATGCTGGTTATcatgatgaggaggaggaagagtatgaagctgatgatgatgaagaggaagaggaggaaggtggAAAGAATTCGGATGCTGAGTCCTCAGATCTGTTCACTCACTTGAACCTGGGCAGGACCTATGCCAGTGGCTATGCTCACTACGAAGAGCAGGACTAG